The following proteins are encoded in a genomic region of Arachis ipaensis cultivar K30076 chromosome B02, Araip1.1, whole genome shotgun sequence:
- the LOC107627292 gene encoding uncharacterized protein LOC107627292, with protein sequence MPKETQVLALNATIGIVGNPRPTENFPIEELLEPKVQEEPIEVPLNAWLKIIESGEYSSSDEEEETRKEQVVRYLGIMMKLNAKLFGTEPLEEEPTVLTKELNALVQHKLPQKKPDPGRFLIPCTIGTMTFDKALCDLGLSLNLMLLSVREMLKIF encoded by the coding sequence atgcccaaagaaaCACAAgttctggcattgaatgccacaaTAGGGATAGTTGGCAACCCTCGGCCTACTGAGAACTTCCCTATTGAAGAACTGTTAGAACCCAAGGTTCAAGAGGAGCCCATTGAAGTTCCCTTGAATGCTTGGTTGAAGATCATAGAATCTGGGGAGtactcctcctctgatgaggaagaggaaactaggaaagagcaagttgTTCGATACCTAGGAATTatgatgaagctgaatgccaagttatttggtacagaGCCATTAGAAGAAGAACCTACAGTGCTAACCAAAGAGCTCAATGCCTTAGTTCAGCATAAGTTACCTCAGAAGAAGCCGGATCCTGGACGCTTCTTAATCCCTTGCACCATAGGTACAATGACTTTTgataaggctctatgtgacctagggttaaGCTTAAACCTCATGCTTCTCTCTGTAAGGGAGATGCTGAAAATATTttag
- the LOC107625348 gene encoding golgin subfamily A member 6-like protein 1 codes for MGGSVSKSTRKRRFSEKYVTNLKEKVMVLQEEIKDVMYEREKESRSYEREIMVFTFKEADWKQEGKRMREEVKMLRKMVEEKEERIRDLEEKKMGGEKEWEQMGTKLLVEQMKEERARRDEAVEKWKHLYLAIKAELDDLIHRTYHGDGLYWKAEEKEIQMETMRKELQDKEETIKALKSHLDSLEQEKYKKEREFDLLRQSLRIMNGKKCSVHKKEKIKKSRLGT; via the exons ATGGGTGGCAGTGTTAGTAAGAGTACTAGGAAGAGGAGATTCTCAGAAAAATATGTAACGAATTTGAAGGAGAAAGTGATGGTTCTCCAAGAAGAGATAAAGGACGTGATGTATGAGAGGGAGAAGGAGAGTAGGAGCTACGAGAGAGAGATAATGGTGTTCACTTTCAAGGAGGCAGATTGGAAGCAAGAAGGGAAAAGAATGAGGGAGGAAGTGAAGATGCTAAGGAAGATGGTTgaggagaaagaagagaggataagAGATTTGGAAGAGAAGAAGATGGGTGGTGAGAAAGAGTGGGAGCAAATGGGGACAAAGCTATTAGTTGAACAGATGAAAGAAGAGAGAGCAAGAAGAGATGAAGCTGTTGAGAAGTGGAAGCATCTCTATCTTGCTATCAAGGCTGAGCTTGATGACCTCATTCACAGGACATATCATG GGGACGGTCTATATTGGAAGGCAGAGGAAAAGGAGATCCAAATGGAAACTATGAGGAAAGAACTTCAAGACAAGGAAGAAACAATCAAAGCATTAAAATCTCATCTCGATTCGTTGGAGCAAGAGAAGTACAAAAAGGAGAGGGAATTTGACTTGTTAAGGCAAAGCTTGAGGATCATGAATGGCAAGAAGTGTTCAgttcataagaaagagaagatcaAGAAAAGTAGATTGGGAACATGA